GCTAGAGGTTCGAAGGGATGACCtaatatatgctaattaattagtgcaattGTAGTTgctgtagttgtagttcatttacgttacactagagctgcgcaatgggatattggcgactgtctgggtaACATCCCTTAGGAtaatctgaagacatgccatcacaatttcgatccactgcagaagggatggcacccccgctttggcagcccgacgacctgcacgcgaagtcgaacactttaccgtagaacagtttaacgaggaccaataccgcacatctTCGGTCCATGCGCAGACTGATCCTAGTGAtcacccatccgcacactgaccgcagccagtgatgcttgacttcgtaaattaatgcagatgatatttgaaaaaagaaaaacagaccaccctaaataacttttgatctaatgataggatcttCACTTTTTAGAACGCAATTTTAtaggttcgagggggtgacctaaaatatgatgattaattagtgcagatgatattttaagtcacgtAATCAGACACAAACACACactatctctgaataaacatgatttttccCCCCAATGGATTAGGCTTTCTGACCAAAGTATAGTTGCAAGCTGAGAAAGGAAAGCGATCCTAAGTTTGGACCtcttattttttgcgtattaaGCCATATATATTAagccaattataaaattcgtttatcctaagataaattccacgcaataaataaattttaataaatatttatcactttttattataaaatagttgaaaatatgttgaattgtaaggtatacaattttttacatcattttaaagtacgtgattttaaatagcaaattacaaaatttgagcgaaatcggctgaatagttcctgagtaatcaaattttgaatagattactttttaaaaaaaaaaatcaatatctcagtaactattcaaccgatttcgctcaaatgtTGCATTTCGCCATGTAAAATTGCACACTTTGAAATGATgcgaaaattttattccttacagttcaaaagtttttcaactattattaaataaaatagtaaatatttactaaaatttattttctgcgtagaattatctttggatacacgaattttataaatatatacaagaaGTTTTTAACTCGCTCcaaaagttctcgaaatatatCGTAATAtgcaaaactcaaaattaacaCTATGGGGCCCTAACTTTGGATTGTTCCtttgatcaaactatggggaccctaTTTTCCGGATTGCAGCTATCCCCTAAATTTTGGGGGTCATAGATCTCAATcagagcaacaaaaaaaaaggtatgtttatccagttgttgttgttgtagttaattcgcgtcgcactagagctgcacaatgggctattggcgacagtctgagAAGcctccctgaggatgatccgaagacatgccatcacaattttgttcctctgcagaagggattgcatccccgcttcggtagccagacgacctgcacgcgaagtcgagcactttacggtagaacagcttaacgagctccaataccgcacaccctcggtccatacgcagactaatccaagtggtcacccacccgcacactgaccgtagccagtgatgcttgacttcggtgatctgctgggaaccgtaaaacctttgtcaaatagaaggacagatagcatAATGCAGAGAAGAACAGCTCAAAGTTACATCCAGGGTAGCAGCAGGATTTGAACCCGCTGTCTCTCTGCTTTGCACATCGTCTGGTGACTCCTCATTTATTTAGACTTCCCTGGCTGTGTTGTCCCGCAGTGGCCGGGAGTATTTCTTGTtgattgttgttgtagttaatttgcgtcgcactagagctgcacaatgggctattggcgacggtctgagaaacctccctgaggatgatccgaagacatgccatcacaattttgttcCTCTGCAGAAAggatggcatccccgcttcggtagcccgacgacctgcacgcgaagtcgagccctttacggtagaacagttaacgaggaccaataccgcacaccctcggtccctacgcagactgatccaagtggtcacccacccgcacactgaccgtagccagtgatgcttgacttcggtgattcggtaatctgctgggaaccgtgtcttaacgatcagtccactgcgggatgtatgtttattcagagaaagtacatttatgagcctgatttcgaaacttaaaaaatatcgtctgcacaacATAATTAGCATATCTGAGATCACCCCctagaaccattaagattgagtgaGATGTGAACGTGAAGTTCGGATCAAAGGTGATTTACGGTGGTCCGTTTCCCCCATCTTTAGACGTACTgtacatacataaataaataaatggcgAATTCGTGAAATTAAGATCCACAACAATCACAGGCGATTGCAACGCTCGATTACGCCATCTGGGGAAAAGACCGGCTTCATGCCTTTCAcacctctcctcctcttttcagatGTATAGGAATGTGCTAcgatcttttttcttttcttaattttcgtttttaattaataaaattattttttaaaattttcaagatgctttcttttagaactatgtttaatgtagttttcagttacATATAGTTtcccaacttaaaagattttaatctgtatgaaaatcaagacaaaAAGTAACGTACTCCCttcttctatgactctccacacgctaatggtaaaagcatgcgaagtgttgcaGAGAGTTCTGCTACACACCACCTATAACCCATTTCGATCTTCAACAGAGAAGGTAGCCATGTTCTTGTCCCGAAGAACTCCAGTGATTAATTATAGTAGGAACAACCATACAACCATTCAAATAAAGAAAGGTTCTTTGAGAGATCAAATAATAAGTATACTTTTCAGTGATTTTAGATCCACTATACTTTGGAAAAATGAGCAAATAGAAAGCTGTCCTTTATGCTTACGttagattcattttattttcaatttaactatttctttgatttataaaaaatttattatgtttctgaTATTAGCATTACCTTATCGTACATTAAAATTGCTCTTACGCATCATCAGCAAAAAAGAAGCAAATCTTAACGCATCCAGTTTTCGGTGCCATAGCTTTATAAAgcgtgttgttgttgttgcaaaTGCTATTGGCCAATATCAGCAAGTCTGCTGGAAATCAAGCGAATTTTTAACGCAGAGggtgtgtttcttgtttttcagtggagcCATCTATTGCCAAGAATAGATTTCAGTCACGTCACACAATTGtactccattcattcatccacagatcgtaattctGACCTTGAACGATCTATCTCCAACCCCCAGaggtcaccatttaatacacggggattcttcggcctgctggattcgaactcaAGAACGAGAgtcctgccaaccaggctatcccaccCCCTGTGAAGCGTATAGATAAAAGTAAAGGATTCGATTTCCAACTGTAACTTTTTAGGCTCTCTTTCTGATACCCTGCtacaatttttactttgtttgaCAAGAGcagttttctttgaaattttaaacaacggAAAAATTTCGGGTAATTAAAGAAAACGTTATATTCAAGAGGGGCCCAgttcatttcatcgacaggccatttcatcgacagaccatttcatcgactaggtcatttcgtcgacaggccgtTTCCTCGACGGGGTCATTTCGTCGATTAGTCATTTCATTGATAGGGTCATTTCAgcgacagggtcatttcattGACAGTgtatttcgtcgacagggtcatttcgtcgactaGTCATTTCATCGACATGGTCATTTCGTTGATAGTGCCATGCGTAATCCTGTTTTAGagatttaatctaaatatttttattattaaatagaaaaatgctattatttaatttttatactaaagttCAACAGTTATAGTGTGACGTTagcaatcaaattatttttaatatcaaatcgaattaataaaataaaatattctcagaattaaaagtaataaaaatatacaatgaaaATTTGACACTGttttaggggggggggagcCAAAtgtattgctgtaaaaattttcagcatttttacatatattttaacaaaatcataagCTTCAGTCTAATTCTCACAGAAATGAAAATAACCATAGGCCTTAAGTAATTATATCtgcataagtaaaaaaaaaattctaggttTTTTTATTGTGGAAAAAGACTTtcttaatgtataatttaattgcaattttaaactttttattcagcATCTTTAACATTAGGACAGGATGAATGAATATATGCTTATTTGAACTAAATAATCGAACTTAGTCTTAGTTTCGTTACCACTATTAGAGTTTTCTAAGAACTAAAGGAACGCAAACACGATGTTTAGGTATTTATCGAAACTGTTGTAGACTCCTACAACAGTTTCTAAtacaacaataattaaagtgcCACACACCGGaccaaaaatgtttagaaaaacaGGCGTAACGTTGCAAGCATGTTAGTGTTtgctcttcacaaaatatttttttttctctgtggttagtgaatttaataatagtattatttactaaattctaatctaatattaataaattatactattattattctaattaaataataatagtataatttaataagaataataatagtaataaatagatgatgaattaattcctttttatttgcgGGATTTAAATTAGacacaatttgtttaaaagaaaatgaaataaaatcaaacctGGAATTTAAACGTAAGAATAAATAACTGTATTACtccacaaaaaagaaaagcaaaatcttgcaattaaaatttcgacCAATTTTTGACTAGTTTAAGTGCTCAAATTTTTAACTGGTTTTCTGCACAggataaaaacacaattttcagACGCTTTCTGACCACTATTAGCAGAACTCATcgccaatcaaaattttgattattttcggCCTGAACAAGCCAGGAGACTGAAAactaaaatgcagaaaaaaatgaaagtaaaaaatgcatatatatatttaaaatatcaagtttaTTCAGTAGactaaaaatgacaaaataaatttatcaaaattttcatcgCATAATAAAAACCACAAGGGCGATATTTCACAATAAACTTCTATCACAGTTAAAATTCCACTATTTTCGTTCTGgtgacaaaaattaacatttctttttcagtacACTTATCAAACAtggtgtttaaaaacatttccattTCCGATTACACTTTTTAAAGGGCTTTCCTTAGTGcttgtctttaaaatatatactctcattgcaaattttattaatttaaataaaattttattctctggCAAAGTTTTATATTCTGgcaaatcaaaagaaaaacattttaatattggggtaaaaaaaataaatttactaaacttatttttaattaaacattaatgagTAAAATCAGATGCATATGGACAACTCTCCTCAATGATAAACTCAAAAGTCAATTTGTTTGTTATATCGTAATTagttgcgtttttttttttctaaatgttttaaatcataaaaatcaattagaCTGGTTTCCTCCCGTCCCCTGATTTGGAACCATTTTTTACACGATCATTTCGATTGCATCGCATACCAAATATGCGGAGTCAttgagagtttttttctttttttttttacattaacgatgtctattttataaagtaaaagaacTTATAAATGTTTGGGGAACACATAggataaaatacatattaaactattaaacattgtcgatgaaatgaccctgtcgacgaaatgaccctgtcgacgaaatgaccctgtcgatgaaatgaTCCTGTCGATGAAATGACTTGTTGACGAAATTActctgtcgacgaaatgacccagTCGATGAAacggcctgtcgacgaaatTACCTAGTCGATGAAATGGTCTGTCGATGACGTGGtgtcgatgaagtgattgtcgatgaaatgaatgCGATCCATTTAAGAGGCATGTTTCATATTgcttcagaaataaatataatttaaaattatcaaaaaatataaatttcaatataataagaCTATAGATTAGACTATAATTgagagaaaatttaaacttcggAATACAGATAGAGGAACAAAGTAAGAAGTAATAAATGATAAGTAATTTTACTCGTTAACGAGACTTATATAACAGTTAAATACGAAGCGGAATTTagacttttttaaatcttactcCCAaacattattaagttttttcattaaataattcaatagcactgaaaattttaaaagtaataaataaaataaaaaataagtacaaatttttatcaattagtgGACAGTCCCTCAGGTAAAAGCCCTACgattaaaaatctcaattaattcttatctttattaaattaaatgagagGATGATTAATGAGGGAGAGGGACATTTTGAGAGGATGAATCTCGATGATTTTGACTACTCGGGATCCCACATGAAAATACGTAATTAGTGAATAATCCCCAAGTCAAGTTTCAGATTAAGGTAGAGATCTATAAATAGAACTGCACAAGAACGTCATTAGCTTGTCAGTGAAGAAGACAATGGCAGACGAAGACCAGCGATGAAattattaagagaaataaaatagctaTGATCCTCATGGTGATCAAAAATTTGAGAGATCTTTcagtggaaaatgaagcctgaaatcgTGAATCTCTCGCAAAATACAGCAGACTTGCACCATGAGAGAGTGCAAGATTTCTCTCCCACAGAATTCAGTTTAGCGTACGTACATACGGACCAGCAACATATAGtgatttcatcaaacatgtaaagtAACTGGCGCTTTCATAAGCTATGTGAAAACGCTATTTGCGTCATttgtggcgaaaatcgacacgGTAAAGAAACAATCTTTTTTAGGAAAAGgcaaaatgaagtattttttaaaaacacccaatgaaaaaagcaccttttgaagaatgaaaattgaaaataagcactttttaaaaactttacgcACCCTGTTAATTACTGCAATACTAAGTGTTTTAACTTGTCGATGTCTTTGAATTGATAAACTTCATTTGCATCGTGACAGTATTTCACTAGAAGATTAACTTCATGCTTCTTACTATCTGCGCTAAATAAATCTGCTTAATTAAATAGACATATTATCATGAAGGACCAAAATGAACACTAACAATTGCTATCAACAATATTACAGTATTCAAGatatattgtgaaaatatatttcaaaatattgtttctgaggcacttaaaaattattaatacttcaCAATGATATGCTCAATTCTAAATGATATTAGAACACAATGAATGGTGATTGCTATCTTATACTCAATAGTTATTACAGTATATTCtgagaatataatattttatttgagaattaCTGCAGATCCTGGTGTATAAATCGACCCCCCTATTTTTGATTGCGAGATAGCAAATTTCTAGCATGAGAAACATATAAATCGACCGCCAAAAAACTAAACACGTTAacacatttctaaaattaaaaaacaaaaaaattttaagtttacaaaatatttcaattaaataatgttcTATATTGCTCTCTCTGGATATGATACATTTGCTCTGAAATAAAGATGCATTAAAAGATGCTATGAGGTGACTAGTCAAATCCTTTACTAGACGtgcaacaaaagtattttttcagacTTCTGAAGCGGTGAAGGAAGGCGATTTTTTTTGCAGATGAATTCATTGCTGAGTGGGATCCGTATGATGCTAACGTTATTGAATCCAATAAAGATGATAAACTGGAATCTTTAAACTTGTAGCCTtatgttaacttttaaaaattctcattgcattatacattttgaaatattcttgaaTCTTGACACTTCTTAttcttaattatcttttaaacgtgcaatgtatttaaaaaagaaaaaaaaactttaaatataagtgaagaaaataagtgagaaaatatgaaattcactttgaaaaatatattaaaaatagtttttgaaatggGTAAATTAcgtccataaaaaaaattatatttgtttattatgtaTTGATATTTCAAGATAAACAATTAAGAATAAGTCGACTacctgattttaataaaattttgggaGTCTTGAAAAGTCCACTTGTATACCGAAACATGCAGTATTGTTTCTGTGTCATTTTAAAGTTATCAATATTTTCAGTTCAATTCAATAACTTTAactctaaattaaataacatgtcGGGAAGAATTGAGTCAATAAtactattgaaaaaaacaaaaaacaatgacTAGCAATAGGTAATAAACTAATCAATCATTTTTGAAGTTggacatatttttattgtttatttttaagaaataacaagCAAATTTAGATTATAACAACGGAACCAGAGCAAAACAATGACAATATAGAAagcctaaaataaatatttttttaaaatataaatgaatttctaGACTCTTTCATAGGAGAAATTTTGGTTTctccaaatcaaaataaaaaaaaatatttagaacacattttttctataaatctgAAGCATTTagataagtaaaaaacaatatctAATCACCATATTCTAATAACAAATACGATTTTAGTTTGGAAGGAAGCGGAAGTTGATGTATGTACTTCATGGATTTGGATCCTAATGCCTTGCGTATGGTAAATCGGCAATTATGCTGCAGTGTTCTAGGATTGCAAGCTAGTGTTTCATACCATACATGTTTATTACTTGCAGCATTTGATTCTATATGTTCTTTAGTCTCTGCTTCCATAGTTATATAGGCAGATTGAAATGCTTCTGAAATGTCATAGGCTGCAGCTACCCCAAGTTCACAAGATGGAATATGGCGATAGACTTCATGCGGATGATAAGGCAGTTGGGGGGATATTCTCAGCTTTCCTAAACGGGGAAGATGGAGCATACTTCTCACAATGTATCTCAAAATTTCAAGATCATCGTTTAACTTCAACTCCCATTCCAAAAGCGTGAAGCCACGATTATTCCTGATATCGACATTTGCTCCGTAGGCTATCAAGAATTTTGCCATTTCTGGACGCCTTCGCAGACAATTCCTTCCATTGAAACAGACAAAATGCAAGGGCGTCAAATCAGAACCGTCTTGCTGATTAATGTCCACGTTGTAACCTTCCAAAATGAGCATCTTCAGTATATCCAGACTGACCGATTCATTCTCGTTGAGAGGGGTCACTGCCAGATGCAACGGGGAATTTCCAGCATAATTCATGTGGTTGACGTCAGATCCAAATTTCAACAACTCACTGACACATTCCACGAGACCACGACTGACAGCGAAATGCAATGGCGTGTCGGAGGTTTCGAAGCTGGGCAGTGACAGAATATCTCGACCAACAGCATTCTTCAAATGGGCAAGAATGCAATCGCCGTAACCCCACTTGGCAGCTATGTATAAACTGGTACGCCCACGCTCATCCACTGCATTATAATCGGCTCCATACTGAATCAGCTCTCTAACACAGTCAATGTGATTATTATCGGCAGCCAGGTGGAGCGGAGTAGTTCCCCCAAGATGAGGAACAGCAGTATAGCTACCAGTTTTGGAGAATTTGGTGGGTAGGGAGCATTCAGCATTTGCTTCAAGCAAGGACTTGAGACAGCTGTAATGGCCTTTCTCTGCTGCCATGTGCAGGGCAGTGACATCAAATCTATTTCTAGCATTGACATCAGCGCCATATGCAATCAGAAGGTCGACACATTTAGAATGTCCTTTTTCAGCCGCCAACTGCAGAGGTGTCATGTAATTTTTGGAAGCATAGAAGAGAACTTTATTATATTCTTCTGCGTCAACAGATATACCTGCCTTTAGCAGtctgaaaactttttcaaaatctcCAATTGCTGCAGCTTCAACCAAGAACTTTTCATCAAGCATTTCTTCATCCTCGCCAACATCATAGTTGAAGTCCAAGGCCATCCtgtaataaaaagattaaatttgtttgcttGCAGGTTAGAACAGTATAAAATAAACCTCAAAATAGTGTTTGAAaagaagagttaaaaaaaaatgaccatGTATAACAATTActttgcttaatttttgaattttacattatcaagataattataaatgcaacaagatcacaatgttaaaaaaatgaaaaacgagCAGGAAATGCCCATGCATGCGAAATACtatatccaaaattttaaaattttgcagacaaagatacttattttgctCATCAAAacgaaagtattaaaaaaggaGACTAAAGGACACGAGACATTAAACGTCTAAAAGTCTTGTAATTTGACATgtgtcaaaattacaatctaaCTCGTTTATAATGAGATCATACGGACAGAGGCAAATGAATCAAAGCATTCCTCAAATCTTGGCAagctaaaattatcaataaaaagctTGAATAATGCACTTTTAAAGAGTACAATGAGGGAGCTTGCATAACATGCCGACAAACACATGAATATAAAAAAGCTTGAATCTAATCAATGTCATTTCAGTgcttgaaaaaactaatttttttaagttcattaaaaatagaactaattttaaatagtaaaaatagaattaactaattaattaaaaaaagttgaagattgaaagaaaaacttccaacaaaatattttagaataataaattgaaatttttttaaacacagaaaatatttcttcataagtTGAGACAATTTATTAatcagaaacattttttgatttattaatatgaataattgtttgaaaaaattaaatttttcttttaagttcatTAAAACTAGAGCTGaactaatttaattcaaatttagtaCAATGTTGCTATACAAATGAAGTGTTGCCCATGAAATGTTGtacaaatataactattttttaaaaattcagtgattttaaactacttaactttttttgaagCTGAATTTTACTGGATGATTCAATTTACATTCatctatcaaaattaaataaaagttgaggattgaaagaaaattttttttagaattgacattttttaaacatagaaaatatGTCTTCATGTGTTGAGACAATTTAAtaatctgaaacatttttttatgattgcttttaaattctttatgcTGTTGAGGGAATTCAGGAACtacaaaaatatcatatatttatgatttagttaagcatttaaaattcttaactttttttaagaagtaaacTGAGAGTAACAGAGCAAAATAGGATTCTCCATTAATCTTCATCTTAATTGTACGAGGGGGaatcttaaaaatgataattaattagcgcaAACAGTATTTAAGGTTATGAAAGCagacacaaaaaagtattttcccgAAAAAAACCTCTTTTCGATAAATTCGGAACTCCAAAATAGCGGGAGGGGATAATCGCAATCGAAGAAATAAGGACTCAATAGTGTGATCAGgcgagcggtccaaagtttggatctcttgttaatttcacttttttgcgtatttagccatatctcgagaactttctTGAAcgaaatgaaaaacttttgcacacaatcataaaattcgtttatcaaaagataattccatgctaaaaataacttttatttaattttcattattttttttttaatgaaagttgaataataaagtatatagttttttttttagatcatttaaaagaacgtaattttacacggcaaaatagaaaatttaagcgaaatcgTTCAAATATGTTCTGAGAAATCTAAAgaagttgtaaatttaaaattccgttTCTCAGGAACTTTTTCAcggatttcactcaaatttcgtatttagccatgtaaaattacattcttaaaaaattacgctaaaaaatctatatcttacaattaaaaaaatataataaatacttaataaaagttactttttgcatggaattacctttaaactaattttacaattggtgcacaaatttttttttcaattcagataaaaagttcttgagatatggagAATTAGACAAAAAGTAAGaataacattaaggagtccaaatTTGGGACCTCTCTCATGATCAAACTATTGGcaccctatttcccagattgcggttacctccactattttggaggtcagaaatccaaatcagtcgaaagaaaggtatgtttattcagagaaagtatgtttttgtgtctgatttcataacttcaaaaaatatagtctgcattaattaattagcatatttgaggtcaaccccTCGAACGactaagattgagttctagaatgtgaagatccaatcattagaataaaatttattcaggttGGTTCGCTTCTTTATCTTATGCTacaaactatttcttttttattacataactaAGTTTTTTAAACAGTAGCACATCACAtaacaaactataaaaaaaatacaactacaGTTTTAATACAAATAGAACATTAGTTCCAAATAGATACCTGgcataactaataacaataatgtaAGTAACAACCAAATAATGTAAGCAACAAGAGAGATTATGCAGgcaaataaacacaaaatttcaGAGTAACACATTTGTTGCCTTTTCAGACGATACTGATGTATGAAAGAGTTTTGTTATGCAATATCATGCTCTTTGTTATAGTTTGTGTCAATAAAGCTGATTATGTGGTAGCTAGATGCATATTATCTTtcaactaaactcagtggcgcaacAGCACAT
Above is a window of Parasteatoda tepidariorum isolate YZ-2023 chromosome 5, CAS_Ptep_4.0, whole genome shotgun sequence DNA encoding:
- the LOC107452398 gene encoding serine/threonine-protein phosphatase 6 regulatory ankyrin repeat subunit B isoform X1 is translated as MKIHRMALDFNYDVGEDEEMLDEKFLVEAAAIGDFEKVFRLLKAGISVDAEEYNKVLFYASKNYMTPLQLAAEKGHSKCVDLLIAYGADVNARNRFDVTALHMAAEKGHYSCLKSLLEANAECSLPTKFSKTGSYTAVPHLGGTTPLHLAADNNHIDCVRELIQYGADYNAVDERGRTSLYIAAKWGYGDCILAHLKNAVGRDILSLPSFETSDTPLHFAVSRGLVECVSELLKFGSDVNHMNYAGNSPLHLAVTPLNENESVSLDILKMLILEGYNVDINQQDGSDLTPLHFVCFNGRNCLRRRPEMAKFLIAYGANVDIRNNRGFTLLEWELKLNDDLEILRYIVRSMLHLPRLGKLRISPQLPYHPHEVYRHIPSCELGVAAAYDISEAFQSAYITMEAETKEHIESNAASNKHVWYETLACNPRTLQHNCRFTIRKALGSKSMKYIHQLPLPSKLKSYLLLEYGD
- the LOC107452398 gene encoding serine/threonine-protein phosphatase 6 regulatory ankyrin repeat subunit B isoform X2, translated to MALDFNYDVGEDEEMLDEKFLVEAAAIGDFEKVFRLLKAGISVDAEEYNKVLFYASKNYMTPLQLAAEKGHSKCVDLLIAYGADVNARNRFDVTALHMAAEKGHYSCLKSLLEANAECSLPTKFSKTGSYTAVPHLGGTTPLHLAADNNHIDCVRELIQYGADYNAVDERGRTSLYIAAKWGYGDCILAHLKNAVGRDILSLPSFETSDTPLHFAVSRGLVECVSELLKFGSDVNHMNYAGNSPLHLAVTPLNENESVSLDILKMLILEGYNVDINQQDGSDLTPLHFVCFNGRNCLRRRPEMAKFLIAYGANVDIRNNRGFTLLEWELKLNDDLEILRYIVRSMLHLPRLGKLRISPQLPYHPHEVYRHIPSCELGVAAAYDISEAFQSAYITMEAETKEHIESNAASNKHVWYETLACNPRTLQHNCRFTIRKALGSKSMKYIHQLPLPSKLKSYLLLEYGD